The Crocosphaera subtropica ATCC 51142 genome includes a window with the following:
- a CDS encoding transposase family protein — MPKAEDIIDVVIGKPGPTSDINICRQTLNKFKINQTFSADKAYIGETQIITPHKKTKKRELTEAQIKENKALSSNRIFVEHLIRVVKVFKVVQERFRLHKSRYKSVLLTVCGLVRLRISSLILKIIESSQSGEVIDVIMSHSFMSKLELIPSTPY, encoded by the coding sequence TTGCCAAAAGCTGAAGATATTATTGATGTAGTAATTGGAAAACCTGGGCCGACAAGTGACATTAACATCTGTCGGCAAACTTTAAATAAATTCAAGATAAACCAAACTTTTAGTGCTGATAAAGCCTACATTGGAGAGACTCAAATTATCACTCCGCATAAAAAAACTAAGAAAAGAGAATTAACTGAAGCTCAAATAAAAGAAAATAAAGCTTTATCATCTAATCGGATTTTTGTTGAGCATTTAATTCGAGTTGTCAAAGTATTTAAAGTAGTTCAAGAAAGATTTCGCTTACATAAGAGTCGATATAAATCGGTTTTGTTAACCGTTTGTGGATTAGTTCGGTTGAGAATTAGTTCCTTGATTTTGAAAATAATAGAATCCTCCCAATCTGGAGAGGTAATTGACGTTATAATGAGCCATAGTTTTATGTCCAAATTAGAGTTAATTCCTTCAACCCCTTATTAA
- a CDS encoding helix-turn-helix domain-containing protein: METYTWSYLKKYPKQTKRLLGIDDNQLEQLIALGKLLHQKKKEENEKTKIRINQPGAGSPSLLAEEEQIVLTLVYLRHNISFQLLGLLFQVSESTAHNIFTYWQTLFEGELPPSLLEQIKKFQEEKEIVLEMLTDYELIVDSAEQAIERPSDYQEQKKYYCGATPAIRNRLGNAHQETG, from the coding sequence ATGGAAACTTACACTTGGAGCTATCTAAAAAAATATCCTAAACAAACCAAAAGATTATTAGGAATTGATGACAATCAATTGGAACAATTGATTGCTCTAGGGAAGCTTCTTCATCAGAAAAAAAAAGAAGAGAACGAAAAAACAAAAATTAGAATTAATCAACCTGGTGCGGGAAGTCCATCTTTATTAGCAGAAGAAGAACAAATTGTTCTAACGTTAGTTTATTTAAGACATAATATAAGTTTTCAACTCTTAGGACTACTTTTTCAAGTAAGTGAGTCAACGGCTCATAATATTTTTACTTATTGGCAAACACTTTTTGAAGGAGAGTTACCACCAAGTTTATTAGAACAAATAAAAAAGTTTCAAGAAGAAAAAGAAATAGTTCTTGAAATGTTAACTGATTATGAATTGATTGTAGACAGCGCAGAACAGGCTATTGAAAGACCTTCAGATTATCAAGAACAAAAAAAATATTATTGCGGTGCGACCCCGGCGATTCGTAATCGCCTAGGGAACGCGCACCAAGAGACAGGGTAA
- the mnmG gene encoding tRNA uridine-5-carboxymethylaminomethyl(34) synthesis enzyme MnmG, with translation MTLTTPVDFQDSFDIIVVGAGHSGCEAALAAARLGCRTLMLTLNLDRIAWQPCNPAVGGPAKSQLTHEVDALGGEIGKMADRTYLQKRVLNSSRGPAVWALRAQTDKREYSAVMKEIVENQENLSIREGMVTDLVLGNNDEVIGIQTYFGTCFEAKAVILTTGTFLGGRIWIGNKSMEAGRAGEFAAVGLTDTLNDLGFETGRLKTGTPARVDKRSVDYSQLEPQPPDEEVRWFSFDPYVWVEKKQMNCYLTRTTSKTHQLIKDNLHLSPIYGGFIDSKGPRYCPSIEDKIVRFADKESHQIFIEPEGREIPELYIQGFSTGLPENIQLAMLRTLPGLENCVMLRPAYAVEYDFLPATQCYPTLMTKKIQGLFCAGQVNGTTGYEEAAAQGIVAGINAVKFVNNEEMIIFPREESYLGTLIDDLCTKDLREPYRMLTSRSEYRLILRSDNADQRMTPLGRKIGLIDDRRWALFEQKQANIVAEKERLYETRIKERDEVAIKIVNDTQQKIKGSATLADLLRRPKFHYQHLEQYGLGNKDLTIVEKEGAEIDIKYSGYLKRQQIQIDQITRHSNKKLPSDLDYMTIDTLSMEAREKLTKVRPLTLGQASRIGGVNPADINALLVYLELRSRYQSV, from the coding sequence ATGACCCTTACCACTCCCGTTGACTTCCAGGATAGCTTTGATATCATCGTAGTGGGTGCTGGCCATTCCGGGTGCGAAGCAGCCCTCGCAGCAGCCCGTTTAGGGTGTCGTACCCTCATGTTAACCCTTAACCTCGATCGCATTGCTTGGCAACCCTGTAACCCCGCAGTTGGCGGTCCAGCCAAGTCTCAGCTAACCCATGAAGTGGACGCTTTAGGGGGAGAGATCGGCAAAATGGCCGATCGCACCTATCTACAAAAACGGGTTCTCAACTCCTCACGGGGACCAGCAGTTTGGGCGTTACGGGCGCAGACGGATAAGCGAGAATATTCGGCAGTGATGAAGGAAATTGTCGAAAATCAAGAGAATTTAAGCATCCGTGAAGGAATGGTCACGGATCTGGTATTGGGCAACAATGATGAAGTGATCGGAATACAAACCTATTTCGGGACTTGTTTCGAGGCCAAAGCCGTTATTTTGACCACCGGAACCTTTCTAGGGGGACGGATATGGATCGGTAATAAGTCCATGGAAGCAGGCAGGGCCGGAGAGTTTGCTGCGGTGGGTTTAACCGATACCCTTAATGACTTGGGGTTTGAAACGGGAAGACTGAAAACCGGAACCCCGGCCAGAGTCGATAAGCGATCGGTAGACTATTCTCAGTTAGAACCTCAACCCCCCGATGAAGAGGTACGCTGGTTTAGCTTTGATCCCTATGTTTGGGTCGAAAAAAAACAGATGAATTGTTATTTAACCCGAACCACTTCTAAAACTCATCAACTGATTAAAGATAACTTACATTTGTCTCCTATTTATGGCGGTTTTATTGATTCTAAAGGGCCGCGTTATTGTCCGTCTATTGAGGATAAAATTGTTAGATTCGCAGACAAAGAAAGCCATCAAATTTTTATCGAACCGGAAGGAAGAGAAATACCAGAATTGTATATTCAAGGGTTTTCCACTGGTTTACCGGAAAACATACAATTAGCCATGTTAAGAACCCTTCCAGGGCTAGAAAATTGTGTCATGTTGCGTCCTGCTTATGCCGTGGAATATGACTTTTTACCAGCAACCCAATGTTACCCTACTTTGATGACTAAGAAGATTCAAGGTTTATTTTGTGCAGGACAAGTTAACGGAACAACCGGTTATGAAGAAGCAGCAGCACAAGGTATTGTAGCAGGAATAAATGCGGTTAAATTTGTTAACAATGAAGAGATGATTATCTTCCCTAGAGAAGAAAGTTATCTAGGAACATTAATTGATGATTTATGTACCAAAGACCTTAGAGAACCCTATCGAATGCTAACCTCTCGGTCAGAATATCGTTTAATTTTACGGTCTGATAATGCTGATCAAAGAATGACTCCATTAGGCCGAAAAATTGGGCTGATTGATGATCGTCGTTGGGCATTATTTGAACAAAAACAGGCTAATATTGTGGCCGAAAAAGAGCGACTTTATGAAACAAGAATTAAAGAAAGGGATGAGGTAGCCATTAAAATTGTTAATGATACTCAACAGAAGATCAAAGGGTCAGCAACTTTAGCAGACTTATTACGGCGTCCTAAGTTCCATTATCAACATTTAGAACAATATGGCTTAGGAAATAAAGACTTAACCATAGTAGAAAAAGAAGGGGCAGAAATTGACATTAAATATTCAGGTTATTTGAAACGTCAACAAATTCAAATTGATCAAATTACCCGACATAGTAATAAAAAATTGCCCTCAGACCTTGATTATATGACCATAGACACCCTTTCTATGGAAGCGAGGGAAAAATTGACAAAAGTGCGTCCTTTGACCCTTGGACAAGCCTCTCGTATTGGTGGCGTGAATCCTGCTGATATTAACGCTTTATTGGTTTATTTAGAACTGCGGTCGCGTTATCAATCTGTTTAA
- a CDS encoding type II toxin-antitoxin system VapC family toxin, with protein sequence MTQDRFFLDTVFIQAILNSRDQYHQLAKEFLPRVRNAKEVWITEAIFMEVGNALSNYNRQKVSAFIQQCYSTDNISVVNITPQLFQEGLTLYGSRQDKYWGLVDCISFIVMDEQKLTDALTSDIHFVQAGFQALLR encoded by the coding sequence ATGACTCAAGATCGATTTTTTCTAGATACTGTTTTTATTCAGGCTATTCTTAACTCCCGTGATCAATATCATCAACTTGCAAAAGAATTTTTACCCCGTGTACGAAATGCAAAAGAGGTTTGGATAACAGAAGCTATTTTTATGGAAGTTGGTAACGCACTTAGTAACTATAACCGTCAAAAAGTTTCTGCCTTTATTCAACAATGTTATTCAACTGATAACATTTCAGTTGTTAATATTACTCCTCAACTTTTTCAAGAAGGATTAACATTATATGGTTCTAGACAAGACAAATATTGGGGTTTAGTTGATTGTATTTCATTTATAGTTATGGACGAACAAAAATTAACCGATGCGCTTACCTCAGATATTCATTTTGTTCAAGCAGGTTTTCAAGCTTTATTACGATAA
- a CDS encoding Hsp70 family protein, with protein MSYALDFGTSNTVITRVNPVTQQSEIIKLSGLSQQLGNNPPLIPSLVYVEDAKNTNILVGQTVRDCGLDLSNNSRFFRQFKRGIGANIQGFLPELDETSVTFEKIGEWFLNRVIEQLKTESATPLDSLVLTVPVDSFETYRHWLGNVCQGWNIDQVRLLDEPTAAALGYGTTEEELLLVLDFGGGTVDLSLVKLGSDNLQKNQGFILKWGQKFLGESKSQKPKIARVLAKAGANLGGSDIDNWLMNYFAKTQDVPVSSLTLRLAERLKIKLSSQEKANEVYFNDETLDSYELALDRDGFESILKEEQFFIKLDELMSQVLQQARRNGIEKNDIDGILLVGGTVQIPAVQTWVKQYFDEDKIKCDRPFSAIAEGALKLAEGFEVKDFLYHSYGIRYWNRRKKCHSWHSIIKSGQSYPMNEPIEIKLGASIENQPSIELIIGELGSETGGTEVYFDGDRLVTRSLGNEQSNVQALNDRDGARTLAKLEPLGMPGSDRIKLEFWVDEQRFLRVSVEDLLTQNSLVENQIVAELS; from the coding sequence GTGTCTTACGCCCTTGACTTTGGTACCAGCAATACAGTAATTACCCGTGTCAACCCAGTGACACAACAATCAGAAATCATTAAACTTTCAGGGTTATCTCAACAACTAGGGAATAATCCTCCTTTAATTCCTAGTTTAGTTTATGTCGAAGATGCCAAGAATACTAACATTTTAGTAGGACAAACTGTGCGTGATTGCGGTTTAGATTTATCCAATAATTCGAGATTTTTTCGACAGTTTAAACGGGGAATAGGAGCAAATATTCAAGGGTTTTTACCTGAATTAGATGAAACATCTGTTACCTTTGAGAAGATAGGTGAATGGTTTTTAAATCGTGTTATTGAACAATTGAAAACTGAATCAGCAACCCCTTTAGATTCCTTGGTTTTAACGGTTCCTGTGGATAGTTTTGAAACGTATCGTCACTGGTTAGGCAATGTTTGTCAAGGGTGGAATATTGATCAAGTTAGACTATTAGATGAACCCACGGCTGCTGCATTAGGTTATGGAACCACAGAAGAAGAATTATTATTAGTCTTAGATTTTGGTGGGGGAACCGTTGATTTATCTTTGGTTAAGTTAGGCTCAGACAATTTACAAAAAAACCAAGGATTTATTTTAAAATGGGGTCAAAAGTTTCTAGGAGAAAGTAAGAGTCAAAAGCCTAAAATTGCTCGTGTTTTAGCTAAAGCAGGGGCAAATTTAGGTGGTTCAGATATTGATAACTGGCTCATGAATTATTTTGCTAAAACTCAAGATGTGCCTGTTTCTTCGTTGACCTTAAGATTAGCAGAACGATTGAAAATAAAGTTATCTTCTCAAGAAAAAGCCAACGAAGTTTATTTTAATGATGAAACTTTAGATAGTTATGAGTTGGCATTAGATAGAGATGGGTTTGAAAGTATTTTAAAAGAAGAACAATTTTTTATTAAATTAGATGAGTTAATGAGCCAAGTTTTGCAACAAGCAAGACGAAATGGGATTGAAAAAAATGATATTGATGGTATTTTATTGGTGGGGGGAACGGTACAAATTCCTGCTGTACAAACTTGGGTGAAACAATACTTTGATGAAGATAAAATTAAATGCGATCGCCCTTTTTCTGCTATTGCCGAAGGTGCATTAAAATTAGCAGAAGGATTTGAGGTCAAGGACTTCCTTTATCATAGTTATGGTATTAGATATTGGAACCGTCGTAAAAAGTGCCATAGTTGGCATTCTATAATTAAATCAGGGCAATCTTATCCTATGAATGAACCGATAGAAATTAAGTTAGGTGCATCTATTGAAAATCAACCCAGTATTGAGTTAATTATCGGGGAATTGGGGTCAGAAACAGGGGGAACAGAAGTCTATTTTGATGGGGATAGGTTAGTCACTCGTTCATTAGGAAATGAGCAAAGCAATGTGCAAGCTTTAAATGATAGAGATGGAGCGAGAACTTTGGCTAAATTAGAGCCTTTAGGAATGCCAGGAAGTGATAGAATTAAGTTAGAATTTTGGGTCGATGAACAGCGATTTTTAAGGGTAAGCGTTGAGGATTTATTAACACAAAATAGTTTAGTGGAGAATCAAATTGTAGCAGAATTAAGCTAG
- the sds gene encoding solanesyl diphosphate synthase produces MISTTSLFSPVEDDLRLLTDNLKRLVGARHPILGAAAEHLFDAGGKRIRPAIVLLVSRATMLDSDITPRHRRLAEITEMIHTASLVHDDVVDEAALRRNVPTVNSLFDNRIAVLAGDFLFAQSSWYLANLDNLEVVKLLSEVIRDFAEGEIFQGINRFDTSLTLDAYLDKSYYKTASLIANSAKSAAILSDSSTEVIDSLYAYGRYLGLAFQIVDDILDFTSPTEVLGKPAGSDLISGNITAPALFAMEETPYLKTLIEREFSEEEDIEKALSIITESQGIARSRELASYHAQLALKQLDCLKPSQYSQSLTDLVDYVLSRLY; encoded by the coding sequence ATGATCTCAACAACCTCTCTCTTTTCCCCTGTAGAAGACGACTTACGCCTTTTGACAGACAACCTCAAACGCTTAGTGGGAGCGCGTCATCCCATCCTTGGGGCAGCGGCCGAACACTTATTTGATGCAGGGGGTAAACGCATTCGTCCGGCGATCGTTTTATTAGTGTCACGGGCTACGATGTTAGACAGTGATATCACTCCCCGTCATCGCAGACTGGCAGAAATTACGGAGATGATCCACACTGCTAGTTTAGTTCATGATGATGTGGTAGATGAAGCAGCCTTACGACGCAACGTCCCCACAGTTAACAGTTTGTTTGATAACCGTATTGCTGTGTTGGCAGGAGACTTTTTATTTGCTCAATCTTCTTGGTACTTAGCGAATCTAGATAATCTAGAAGTAGTTAAGTTACTCTCAGAAGTTATCCGTGATTTTGCTGAGGGGGAAATTTTTCAAGGGATTAATCGCTTTGATACCAGTTTGACTTTAGATGCTTATTTAGACAAAAGCTACTATAAAACCGCTTCTTTGATCGCTAATAGTGCCAAATCTGCTGCTATTTTAAGCGATTCTTCGACTGAAGTGATCGATAGTCTGTACGCTTACGGACGGTATCTAGGACTCGCTTTTCAAATCGTCGATGATATCCTCGATTTTACCTCACCCACGGAAGTATTAGGCAAGCCAGCAGGTTCAGATTTAATCAGTGGCAATATTACGGCCCCTGCTTTATTTGCCATGGAAGAAACTCCCTATTTAAAAACATTAATTGAACGAGAGTTTAGCGAAGAGGAGGACATCGAAAAGGCTTTATCTATTATTACCGAAAGTCAAGGCATTGCCAGATCAAGAGAATTAGCCTCTTACCATGCCCAACTTGCCCTTAAACAGTTAGATTGTTTAAAGCCTTCTCAATATTCCCAGTCCTTAACGGATTTGGTTGATTATGTTTTGAGTCGTCTTTACTAA
- the murI gene encoding glutamate racemase: MREIQNSPIGVFDSGVGGLTVLRELYRQLPQESILYFADTARLPYGNREASEILQFVREILVWMTQQNVKMVIMACNTSSALALEAVRQEFDVPILGVILPGAKAAVKQGKRIGVISTPATAKSQAYRQAIQEINPEAQVWQVGCPQFVPLIEQNRIWDVYTKQVAQEYLSPLLAHDIDTLIYGCTHYRHLEALIKTIIPPTIKLIDPASYVVQAAKKELELMGLSKTASASPTRFAVSGCSDTFSRLSQQWLGYCPYVESVSLPISFSPTLAREQVEVLE; this comes from the coding sequence ATGAGAGAGATTCAAAACAGTCCTATTGGTGTGTTTGATAGTGGTGTGGGAGGATTGACTGTTTTACGGGAACTTTACCGACAGTTACCCCAAGAATCCATCCTATATTTTGCGGATACGGCGCGACTTCCCTACGGTAATCGTGAAGCATCAGAAATTTTACAGTTTGTTCGAGAAATTTTAGTTTGGATGACTCAACAAAATGTCAAAATGGTCATTATGGCTTGTAATACCAGTTCTGCTTTGGCCCTCGAAGCAGTACGTCAAGAGTTCGATGTTCCTATTTTAGGGGTCATCTTGCCAGGAGCCAAAGCGGCTGTGAAACAGGGTAAGCGTATTGGGGTCATCTCCACCCCGGCCACGGCTAAAAGTCAAGCCTATCGTCAGGCGATTCAAGAAATTAATCCTGAAGCTCAAGTTTGGCAAGTCGGGTGTCCCCAGTTTGTCCCTTTGATTGAACAAAATCGCATTTGGGATGTCTATACGAAGCAAGTCGCCCAAGAATATCTTAGCCCATTACTAGCCCATGATATTGATACCCTAATTTACGGTTGTACCCATTACCGCCATCTAGAAGCCCTCATTAAAACTATCATCCCCCCGACGATCAAACTGATTGATCCAGCAAGTTATGTGGTACAGGCTGCTAAAAAAGAGTTAGAGTTAATGGGATTGAGTAAAACAGCCTCTGCTTCACCGACTCGCTTTGCTGTCAGTGGTTGTTCGGATACATTCTCCCGACTGTCTCAACAATGGTTAGGTTATTGCCCCTATGTTGAGTCAGTGTCTTTGCCCATTAGTTTTAGTCCTACCCTCGCAAGAGAACAAGTAGAAGTGCTTGAATAA
- a CDS encoding N-acetylmuramoyl-L-alanine amidase — MRFHWLLLSILSTLLFALPAQAGRLLFWRYENNQNRLVFTTDSRVQPRAQLIPNPTRIVLDLPGITLGRSTVDQTIGGTIKSVRVGQFNSQTTRLVIELAPGYTVDPTQVKVRGISPTQWTVELPDPQRISNSTTSRPNPRPNPPTSNPLPQRPLNPSPSSSQENNNFQVTRNGLFVRLDKQGQNRDIQVEDRQEKDAKTVQFTLPGTSLPQSLINQTLAVNEYGVSDIKFEQPQPSQARLTLRVAKDSPGWQAYYSRLGGLVLLPQGGLSAVQDLTPPNPSSEVTVSPVKNQNPTISTIELTNNDSQLLIRANGPIKGEGSIDRRTGTFEIRIPQAQLADPIQGPQLGRNSPIYQLKVTQANTDTVVIQVRPSLGVRFGGLRQPNAETLSLEVRSLQTNRPPITDDPTTITVPPPATGPSRPITPPPGTVTPRGRVLVVIDPGHGGKDPGAVGLGGLREVDVILPISLEVSQLLKQQGVEVMMTRNADYFVSLQGRTAMANRARANIFVSIHANAVGGGRSNVNGMETFYTGNRELAEAIHRSILRNVTIANDRGVKSSRFYVLRTSNMPSALVEVGFVTGTIDNARLRDPVYRSQMARAIAQGILDYIRQKGL, encoded by the coding sequence GTGAGATTTCACTGGCTACTATTAAGTATCCTCAGCACCCTTTTGTTCGCCTTGCCAGCACAAGCAGGCAGACTCCTCTTTTGGCGATATGAAAATAATCAAAATCGCCTCGTTTTTACCACAGATTCACGGGTTCAACCTCGGGCCCAGTTAATCCCTAACCCTACTCGTATCGTTCTAGATTTGCCAGGAATCACCTTAGGCCGTTCCACCGTAGATCAAACCATTGGCGGAACCATTAAAAGTGTTCGTGTGGGTCAATTTAATTCCCAAACCACTCGTTTGGTGATTGAGTTAGCCCCCGGATACACGGTTGACCCCACCCAGGTTAAGGTCAGGGGTATTTCTCCGACCCAATGGACCGTAGAATTGCCTGATCCCCAACGGATTAGTAATTCTACGACCTCTAGACCGAATCCTCGTCCCAATCCCCCTACCAGTAATCCCTTACCTCAACGGCCCCTTAATCCCTCTCCTTCTTCCTCTCAAGAAAATAATAATTTTCAAGTCACCCGTAATGGTTTATTTGTTCGTTTAGACAAACAAGGACAAAATCGGGATATTCAAGTAGAAGATAGGCAAGAAAAAGATGCCAAAACGGTACAATTTACCTTACCTGGGACATCCTTACCCCAATCCTTAATCAATCAAACCCTTGCGGTTAATGAATATGGGGTCAGTGACATTAAGTTTGAGCAACCCCAGCCCTCTCAAGCTCGTCTCACCCTACGAGTGGCCAAGGATAGTCCAGGATGGCAAGCTTATTATTCCCGTTTGGGGGGTCTTGTTTTGTTACCGCAAGGGGGTTTATCGGCGGTACAAGATTTAACACCCCCTAATCCTTCCTCAGAGGTAACGGTTAGTCCAGTTAAAAATCAAAATCCCACCATCTCTACCATTGAATTAACCAATAACGACAGTCAACTGCTGATTCGGGCTAACGGGCCGATTAAAGGGGAGGGCAGCATTGATCGCCGAACCGGGACCTTTGAAATCCGTATTCCTCAAGCCCAACTGGCTGACCCTATCCAAGGTCCCCAGTTGGGGCGCAATAGCCCCATTTATCAGTTAAAGGTGACTCAGGCGAATACGGATACGGTGGTGATTCAGGTTCGCCCTTCCTTGGGGGTACGGTTTGGGGGGTTACGTCAACCCAATGCAGAAACCTTATCCCTTGAAGTGCGGTCTTTACAAACCAATCGCCCCCCTATTACTGATGATCCCACTACCATTACCGTTCCTCCTCCGGCGACGGGTCCATCTCGACCCATCACCCCGCCTCCCGGCACAGTTACTCCCAGGGGAAGGGTTCTGGTGGTCATTGATCCGGGCCATGGAGGAAAAGATCCAGGGGCGGTCGGATTAGGGGGGCTTAGGGAAGTGGATGTTATTCTTCCTATTTCCTTAGAAGTGAGTCAACTGCTTAAACAGCAAGGGGTGGAAGTGATGATGACTCGCAATGCTGACTATTTTGTTAGTCTTCAGGGTCGTACTGCTATGGCCAATCGAGCTAGGGCAAACATTTTTGTCAGTATCCATGCCAATGCGGTGGGGGGTGGGCGGTCTAATGTGAATGGGATGGAAACGTTTTATACGGGAAATCGAGAGTTAGCTGAAGCAATCCACCGTAGCATTTTACGAAATGTGACAATCGCTAACGATCGCGGAGTCAAAAGTTCCCGTTTTTACGTCCTGAGAACCTCTAATATGCCCTCTGCTTTAGTAGAAGTAGGCTTTGTGACCGGGACGATCGATAATGCTAGATTGCGTGATCCGGTGTATCGTAGTCAAATGGCCAGGGCGATCGCTCAAGGAATTTTAGATTATATTCGGCAAAAAGGACTCTAA
- a CDS encoding cation:proton antiporter codes for MDILTSSWFATYFYSPVPLLATATEGETADSSLVLASVLLSLVVIYFASKLGGEICFRINLPPVLGELVGGVAVGVSALGLLVFPEGGFSANDSLLMQFLQLTTEVTPEGLEAVFSSQGEVVSVLSELGVIILLFEIGLESDLKELIRVGPQAAIVAVVGVVTPFALGTLGLVYGFNVPIVPAVFAGAALTATSIGITAKVLAELGRLSSSEGQIIIGAAVLDDILGIIVLAVVASLVKTGEIQVFNILYLIVSAAIFLIGAILLGRLLSPLYVKLVDEMKTRGQLLLVSICFAFVLSYIAQIIQLEGILGSFAAGLVLAETTKRHELEELIAPISDIFVPIFFVCVGAKTDLSVLNPTVPSNREGLVLALFLIVVAIIGKVVTGFTILGKPDLNKLAIGVGMIPRGEVGLVFAGVGSASGALSQSTEAAIIMMVILTTFLAPPWLRMVFKEPAVSPQEQESS; via the coding sequence ATGGATATATTAACATCAAGCTGGTTTGCAACCTATTTCTATTCTCCTGTCCCGTTACTAGCAACGGCAACAGAAGGAGAAACCGCCGATAGTTCTCTCGTTTTAGCTAGTGTTCTCCTAAGTTTAGTGGTGATCTATTTTGCCAGTAAATTAGGGGGTGAAATCTGTTTTCGCATTAATCTTCCTCCCGTTTTAGGAGAATTAGTCGGAGGGGTTGCCGTTGGGGTATCAGCCTTAGGATTATTAGTCTTTCCAGAGGGGGGTTTTAGTGCCAATGACTCCCTTCTAATGCAATTTTTACAACTAACCACCGAAGTCACCCCAGAAGGCTTAGAAGCGGTGTTTTCGTCGCAGGGAGAAGTGGTTTCCGTTCTTTCAGAATTAGGGGTAATTATTCTCCTATTTGAAATTGGCCTAGAATCTGACTTAAAAGAATTAATTCGCGTCGGACCTCAAGCTGCGATCGTTGCGGTGGTGGGAGTAGTGACTCCCTTTGCTCTAGGAACCCTGGGGTTAGTCTATGGTTTCAATGTCCCTATTGTTCCTGCAGTATTTGCCGGGGCGGCCTTAACTGCCACCAGTATCGGTATTACCGCTAAAGTATTAGCAGAATTAGGTCGTTTAAGTTCCTCAGAAGGACAAATCATTATTGGGGCTGCGGTTCTCGATGATATTTTAGGGATTATTGTTTTAGCCGTGGTGGCCAGTTTAGTCAAAACCGGAGAAATTCAAGTTTTCAATATTCTTTATTTAATCGTCAGTGCAGCCATTTTTCTCATAGGTGCGATTCTATTAGGTCGTCTATTAAGTCCTTTGTACGTCAAACTCGTAGATGAAATGAAGACCAGAGGGCAACTTCTCCTGGTGTCTATTTGTTTTGCCTTTGTGCTGTCCTATATTGCCCAAATCATTCAGTTAGAGGGTATTCTTGGTTCCTTTGCTGCCGGTTTAGTCTTGGCAGAAACCACCAAACGTCATGAACTCGAAGAACTAATCGCTCCCATTTCTGATATTTTTGTCCCTATTTTTTTCGTTTGTGTGGGGGCAAAAACTGATTTAAGTGTGCTTAACCCCACCGTTCCCAGTAACCGAGAAGGGTTAGTTTTAGCTCTTTTTCTAATCGTGGTGGCTATTATTGGTAAAGTAGTCACTGGCTTTACCATTTTAGGAAAACCTGACCTCAATAAATTGGCGATCGGCGTAGGGATGATTCCCAGGGGGGAAGTGGGTTTAGTGTTTGCTGGGGTGGGTTCGGCCAGTGGGGCTTTATCCCAGTCTACTGAAGCGGCCATTATTATGATGGTAATCCTCACCACGTTTTTAGCTCCCCCGTGGTTACGCATGGTCTTTAAAGAACCAGCTGTCAGTCCCCAAGAACAAGAAAGTAGCTAG
- a CDS encoding Uma2 family endonuclease, translating to MITTETKIITDSWINLTWDEFSQLWDDSTYEKAKFYYYNQRARLEMTPLGNDHASDHSIINHAIYLYAGLKNIPLNGKDACSYRKVGVREAQPDLSFYTGDNVDVIPYGTGVIDLNIYPSPNLVIEVANTSLADDKGEKRLLYEDFGVEEYWIVDVKNVKIIAFKIEDQGSKRITRSQVLPNLEIDILVQALQKSRENNHSEVSGWLLQQFQTT from the coding sequence ATGATCACCACAGAAACTAAAATAATAACCGATAGTTGGATTAATTTAACTTGGGATGAATTTTCACAATTATGGGATGATTCAACCTACGAAAAAGCAAAGTTTTATTATTACAACCAAAGAGCAAGACTTGAAATGACACCATTAGGAAATGACCATGCCAGTGATCACTCAATTATTAATCATGCTATTTATTTATATGCTGGTTTAAAAAACATTCCTTTAAATGGGAAAGATGCTTGTAGTTATCGTAAAGTAGGAGTGAGAGAAGCACAACCTGATTTATCTTTTTATACAGGGGATAATGTTGATGTTATTCCTTATGGTACTGGTGTGATTGACTTAAATATTTATCCATCTCCTAATTTAGTAATTGAAGTGGCTAATACTTCTCTTGCAGATGATAAGGGAGAGAAACGTTTATTATATGAAGATTTTGGCGTAGAAGAATATTGGATTGTTGATGTAAAAAATGTCAAAATTATTGCTTTTAAAATAGAAGATCAAGGAAGTAAAAGAATTACGCGATCGCAAGTTTTACCTAACTTAGAGATAGATATTTTAGTTCAAGCGTTACAAAAAAGTAGAGAAAATAATCATTCAGAAGTTAGTGGCTGGTTATTACAACAATTTCAAACAACTTGA